In a genomic window of Scyliorhinus torazame isolate Kashiwa2021f chromosome 5, sScyTor2.1, whole genome shotgun sequence:
- the LOC140418594 gene encoding uncharacterized protein, whose product MERKSIVHSEEKPYTCCVCGRGFTRSSGLTRHKCSHTEEKPWKCADCGKGFTSPSHLEIHRRSHTGERPFTCSKCGKGFTESSNLSTHQRVHTGERPFTCSKCGKGFTESSNLSTHQRVHTGERPFTCSKCGKGFTLSSALRKHQRVHTGERPFTCSKCGKGFTQSSVLLSHQRVHTDERPFQCPDCGKCHKRSGDLMSHQRVHTDEKPFRCSHCGTGFRQSSHLTVHKRIHTGERPFACSQCGKEFTQLSTLQKHQRVHTDERPFQCPDCGKCYKSSGELMCHQRVHTDERPFRCSHCGTGFRHSSQLTVHQRIHTGERPFTCTKCGKGFTQSSDLQKHQRIHTGERPFACSMCGKGFTQSSDLQKHQRVHTGERPFTCSECGKGFKMSYNLQKHQRVHSERPFQCPDCGRCYKSPVELMRHQRVHTDERPFRCSHCGTGFRRSSNLTVHQRIHTGERPFTCSECGKGFTISYHLQQHQRGHK is encoded by the coding sequence atggaaagaaaaagcatcgttcacagtgaggagaaaccgtacacgtgttgtgtgtgtggacgaggattcactcgatcatcaggcctcacgagacacaaatgcagtcacaccgaggagaaaccgtggaaatgtgcggactgtgggaaaggattcacttccccatcccatctggaaattcatcgacgcagtcacactggtgagagaccattcacctgctccaagtgtgggaagggattcactgagtcatctaatctgtccacacaccagcgagttcacactggggagagaccattcacctgctccaagtgtgggaagggattcactgagtcatctaatctgtccacacaccagcgagttcacactggggagagaccattcacctgctccaagtgtgggaagggattcactctgtcatccgccctgcggaaacaccagcgggttcacacaggggagagaccattcacctgctccaagtgtgggaagggattcactcagtcatccgtcctgctgagtcaccagcgagttcatactgatgagagaccgtttcaatgtccagactgcgggaagtgccacaaacgttctggggatctgatgagccatcaacgtgttcacactgacgagaaaccgtttaggtgctctcactgcgggactgggttcagacaatcatctcacctcactgtacataagcgaattcacactggggagaggccattcgcctgctcccagtgtgggaaggaattcactcagttatccaccctgcagaaacaccagcgagttcacactgatgagagaccgtttcaatgtccagactgcgggaagtgctataaaagttctggggaactgatgtgccatcaacgtgttcacactgacgagagaccgtttaggtgctctcactgcgggactgggttcagacactcatctcagctcactgtacatcagcgaattcacactggagagaggccattcacctgcaccaagtgtgggaagggattcactcagtcatctgacttgcagaagcaccagcgaattcacactggggagaggccattcgcctgctccatgtgtgggaagggattcactcagtcatctgacttgcagaagcaccagcgagttcacactggagagagaccgttcacctgttcagagtgtgggaagggattcaaaatgTCTTACAACCtacagaagcaccagcgagttcacagcgagagaccgttccaatgtccagactgcgggaggtGCTATAAAAGTCCTGtggaactgatgcgccatcaacgtgttcacactgacgagagaccgtttagatgctctcactgcgggactgggttcagacgatcatctaacctcactgtacatcagcgaattcacactggggagagaccgttcacctgctctgagtgtgggaagggattcaccatttCATACCACCTGCAGcagcaccaacgaggccacaaataA